gtagtgccatagcctctgtaccatggtcatccattatcttgggttattgttctcttgcttgagggtacactccggcacactattctatctaatttctcttcctctcgttttgttaaagtttttatattttatataggagatattcattttgatgttattcttaaaatattcactttttccttctttcctttcctcaatgggtatttttcctgatggagcccctgggcttatagcattcgccttttctaactagggttatagcttatcaattgataataataatatatatatatatatatatatatatatatatatatatatatatatatatatatatatatacacacacacacacacacacacacacacacatatatatatatatatatatatgtatatatatatatatatatacacacacacacacgcacacacacacacatatatatatatatatatatatatatatatatatatatatatatatatatatatatatatatgtgtgtgtatgtatatatatatatatatatatatatatatatatatatatatatatatatatatatatatatatgtatatatatatatatatatatatatatatatatatatatatatatatatatatatatatatatatatatgtatatatatgtatatatatatatatatatatatatatatatatatatatatatatatatatttttttttttttttcctcatacttgggacctaaccctaaccccttcaaatgaaaggccagatcccttccaaccattccaccagagactctaaaagaagtcggaacttagctgctacctgcagttcaggattcacctggcaaaacctgtctcttaccagcgagtttagaGCCACTGGTGGATTGATTGgaggcgacctggcctttcatttgaaggggctagggttcgatctcaggtatgaggtagaactttatttctatttgaatatgacattttgttgattttcattcatattgactcatcaAGGGttactacaaataaaaaaaactataaattgtgtcacttagtgggccgggaagtcggggaatatttgctggtaagagactgatgtttcgccaggtaattcctgaactgcaggtagcagttaggttccgacttcttttagagtctctggtggcatggctggaagcaacctggcctttcattggaaggggctagggtttgatcccgagaatgaggtagaaatttatttctgcttgaacacgatattgtgttgattatatatatatatatatatatatatatatatatatatatatatatatatatatatatgtatatatatatatatgtgtatatatatatatatatatatatatatatatatatatatatatatatatatatatatatatgtatatatatgcagtacacacacagacacacacagacgcatacacacacacacacacacatatatatatatatatatatatatatatatatatatatatacatatatatatatataaatatatatatatatatgtatatatatatatacacacacatatatatatatatatatatatatatatgtgtgtgtgtgtgtgtttatatatatatatatatatatatatatatatatatatatatatatatatatatatacatatatatatatatatatatatatatatatatatatatatatatatatatatatatatatatacatatacatatatctatctatctatatatatatatatatatatatatatatatatatatatatatatatatatatatatatatgtatatatatacaccgacacggacacacacacatttatgtatatatatatatatataaatatatatatatatatatatatatatatatatatatatatatatatatatatatatatatatatatatatatatatatatatatatttatatacatatatatgtatatatatatatatatatatatatatatatatatgtatatatatatatatatatatatatatatatatatatatatatatatatatatatatatatatatatacaccgacacagacacacacacacatatatatatacatatatatatatatatatatatatatatatatatacgtatatatatatatatatatatatatatatatatatatatatatatatatatatatatatatatatatatatatatactagcatggATATCCGTTTTTGCCCGGGTATTTTTGCTCTTGGATTTTGAATGTGCGCATAAATCTCCTCTCGTTCACACATTTTTCTCCAAATTAAGTCCTATGGAAAGCATTATTATAAAGTAGTATGTTTTCACGTAAATATTTTGAATGAtgggatgttccattgagaatTGTTTTTCTCACATATTCAAGAGGATCAACTAAAATAAGCAATGTAAGTTTACCTCCATTGCAACATTACAATAATTACGTTATCATGACATTAAGCTGATTTGTACTTTGTCTTTTGTTTCTTCGTGgaatcttggattataagtgacgACACCTAGATGTACAGCATTAAAAGTGCGTGCTCTTGATTCAGCATGCTTGACTCTATTAATATTGCAACTAATCTAAGCTCCTTCagatgtttcttggtttcgatggacaatcaGCATTTGTTTGTTATCCGGAAATCGGGTAATCTTTTGATATCTGTATTCATGATTCCTTTTAGCTGctgttctttgttgattattttctagGCGAGAATTTTCGTGGTCTTCCTCCTTTGCTTCACGTCTTGCTACTCTTCTGTTTACATCAGTAAGCCTTAAATTTATCTGCCTTTCGTCTTCTcctttacgtctagctgccattctggtTGCATTAGTGTCCCTTCTTGAATTCATCTGTTTTTCTTCTGCTTTACATCTAGTTGTCATTCTGCTGGCATTGGTGTTAGTTCTTAATttcctctgctcttcattttcGGCTTCAAGTCTAACTACCATTCTTCTTACATTAATCTTCCTTCTAAAATCCATCTGcgcttcattttctgctttacgaCTAGGTGCCATTCTACTTGCGTgagtttttctttcttctttaacctatgtctcacatctagctgccattcttaaACCGGTATCCCTTCATGAATTCTAATGCTCTTCTATTTCCTGCTCTATTTATCTTTCCACCGAATTAGATTTATCAGATTTTCCGAATgaaaatctcattttaatttgcatcattttgtagaaaactgtggaaaatatgaaaaaaaaatataaaaaaactagagAATACTCAACCAATAAATATTTTGTCGAATCTCTTTTTGAGTGGCATCTATTTGTAGAAAActgagaaaaaaaagtatataaaaattacataagactcaatcatTAGATATTATGTAAGTTTTTGTACAGTTTATCATATGGAAAAGAAAATCAACATATGCTCTGTGCGTTTGGGGATAGGCAACCAACGAAAAATCCTTTTTTAGAACAAATTTCCAAATTGATTTAACCCTtaataatctcctatgttcatacaatTTCTATGTCAGAAGGAATTGCACTTGGTTCATTATTATGGACTTCATTTTTAGATAGCTTGTAGTTATGGTGCCTGGAGacctcaaaattatatatatatatatatatatatatatatatatatatatatatatatatatatatatatatatatatatatatatacaaatatatatatatatatatatatatatatatatatatatatatatatatatatatatatatatatatatacaaatatatatatatatatatatatatatatatatatatatatatatatatatatatatatatatatatatatatatatatatatatatatatatatatatatatatatatatataagtagtaggctggccagggcactagccacctgttgacatactaccactagagagttatggggtcttttgactggccagacagtactacattggatccttctctctggttacgattcactttccctttgcctatacacacaccgaatagtctggcatattctttacagattctcgtctgtcttcatacacctgacaacacttgagattaacaaacaattcttcttcactaaaggggttaactactgcgctgtaattgttcagtggctactctcctcttgttaagggtacaagagacttattagctatggtaagcagctcttgtaagaggacactccaaaatcaagccattgttctctagtcttaggtagtgccatagcctttgtaccatggccttccattatcttgcttaagggtacacttgggcacactattctatctaaaatctcttcctcttgttttgttgaagtttttatagtttatatacgggatatttttttttaatgttattcttaaaatatttgttttttccttctttcatttccgcactgggctattttccctgggataatagtattctgcttttataactagggttgtagcttaccaaataataatgatattcacgcacacacatatatatatatatatatatatatatatatatatatatatatatatatatatatacacacacacacacacacacatatatatatatatatatatatatatatatatatatatatatatatatatatatatatatatatatatatatatatatatatataaatttctacctcacacttagCCCTTTccaataaaaggccaggtcgcttccaaccattccaccagaggctctaagagaagtcggaacctaactgctacctgcatttCAGGGTTTATCTGaactgaggtagaaatttatttctacttagacataatattgtgttgattctctctctctctctctctctctctctctctctctctctctctctctctctctctctctctctctctatatatatatatatatatataattatatgtatatatatatatatatatatatacatatgaatatatatatatacatatatatatatatatatatatatatatatacatatatatatatatatatatatatatatatatatatatatatttatgtatatatagacttatatatacaaatatatatatgtatatatactgtatatatatatatatatatatatatatatatatatatatatatatatatatatatataaatatatatatatatatatatatgtgtatatatatatacagtatatatatatatatatatatatatatatatatatatatatatatatatatatatgtatatgtatattgtgatggatcgcttgaccaccacacaaaaacactaaacttttcaaacagtattcacttaagtaccatactaagtccacaaaaggtggaatagtatacaatttcaataagagtgcaaagtcaattcaaggggacaaagaaaataccacaaaaatatacttaattttaatacacaagtttcagacagaaataacacctgaacctcaacaatacagtaattaatgataaacactcactcttaaactccctgtaaaagaaaacaattacacaattaaagaaaggtcatcaacacaagcatacaaaaagggaagagggtccagaaaggaagaggcaaacgaaaagtaagaatatcctaacaattacacattaaatatccctaacaaattcctcattcacttctaggggtctcctcagaggacaataaactctccagctggatggcttaattcaggcggcagaaaacacggatccaaaacaatggtggtgactggttcaataatgcagaacgcccaggagtacaggtcgtgggcccgacacacaaatataacaatcaaaatttttaccttggggcagagaggtccccttggcttttactgaaccaagggcagtttaatatatataggataacaatccttaatgcagagcgaggatatcctgggaaagctaaacagcttcacaatgcagctctgtaatggcgatgaatataataaatccagcagcaattatcgtgcccttcaaggttggaggctcagaaacacactgaggccaactcctccaagcgaaaccctccatacctcggataatgaaggagagctgccacgtaaccaacacaacttgaaaatataaaatagtcgttagccaataataaacaccaagataaccaccggtgaaaagacaaactatcaaaacaaaagtaaacaataagtctacagtataataaaccttatacatctataaaaacttaaataatttagaaaaataaagcaataatattacacctcctcacccaaccaaaaaaaaaatttttttttttttttttttttttttaaagtgatttgaattacaacatacaggttatcacataatgaaatattaaaccaacactcaaaaatttgaaatattaaaccaacactcaaaaatgattattaaacaaactgcaaaaacatggcaaacaaaaggaaagaggggggcaagtaccaaggtttgcagctcacaaggatagcaatatataaccaatactaaaaaaaatcttaaacctaaattaatcacaagtaaactttccaaaaccagaaaaccaaaacatcaccattcgataaataggtaccaaacctaaaaat
Above is a window of Palaemon carinicauda isolate YSFRI2023 chromosome 30, ASM3689809v2, whole genome shotgun sequence DNA encoding:
- the LOC137623382 gene encoding uncharacterized protein is translated as MAPSRKAENEAQMDFRRKINVRRMVVRLEAENEEQRKLRTNTNASRMTTRCKAEEKQMNSRRDTNATRMAARRKGEDERQINLRLTDVNRRVARREAKEEDHENSRLENNQQRTAAKRNHEYRYQKITRFPDNKQMLIVHRNQETSEGA